The Streptomyces sp. NBC_01689 genome includes a window with the following:
- a CDS encoding DUF4097 family beta strand repeat-containing protein, with the protein MPAFDTPQPISVTAHVAAGSIQFSASDRTDTVVEVRPRDPKKDKDVRVAEQTEVTCTGGVLTIRTPKGRYLVGPTGSIDVTVELPTGSHVETTGSWTQVLGEGRLGEVRVKTSAGDVRLDSTGPLQLTASHGSITVDQVEGLAEITTSSGSLRVGTLHGPAVLKNSHGTTSVGTAIGELRVSGANGDIDIQRAESSVTATTAHGTLRVGDVARGTVQLETSYGAIEIGIREGTAAWLDVSSGNGQVHNALTPSDSPAESEETVEVKARTRFGNIDIRRPRA; encoded by the coding sequence ATGCCTGCTTTCGACACCCCCCAGCCGATCTCGGTCACCGCTCACGTGGCCGCCGGCTCCATCCAGTTCTCCGCGAGCGACCGCACCGACACGGTCGTCGAGGTACGGCCCCGCGACCCGAAGAAGGACAAGGACGTACGCGTCGCCGAACAGACCGAGGTCACCTGCACCGGCGGCGTGCTCACCATCAGGACACCCAAGGGTCGCTACCTCGTCGGACCCACCGGCAGCATCGACGTCACGGTCGAACTGCCCACCGGCTCACACGTGGAGACGACCGGTTCCTGGACCCAGGTGCTGGGCGAGGGCCGGCTCGGCGAGGTCCGGGTGAAGACGTCGGCCGGTGACGTTCGCCTGGACTCGACGGGCCCCCTGCAGCTGACCGCCTCCCACGGCTCGATCACCGTGGATCAGGTCGAGGGCCTGGCCGAGATCACCACCAGCTCCGGCAGCCTGCGCGTCGGTACCCTCCACGGTCCCGCCGTGCTCAAGAACTCGCACGGCACCACGAGCGTCGGCACCGCGATCGGCGAGCTGCGCGTGAGCGGTGCCAATGGCGACATCGACATCCAGCGCGCGGAGAGCTCGGTCACCGCCACCACGGCCCACGGCACCCTGCGCGTCGGTGACGTGGCGCGCGGCACCGTCCAGCTGGAGACCTCCTACGGCGCCATCGAGATCGGCATCCGCGAGGGCACGGCCGCCTGGCTGGACGTCAGCTCGGGCAACGGACAGGTGCACAACGCCCTCACCCCGTCCGACAGCCCCGCCGAGTCCGAGGAAACCGTCGAGGTCAAGGCACGTACCCGCTTCGGCAACATCGACATCCGCCGCCCCCGGGCCTGA
- a CDS encoding ATP-binding cassette domain-containing protein — protein sequence MPTSIRNDGRPTPAAISAVGLRKSYGDKTVLDGIDLHIPAGSVFALLGANGAGKTTAVKILSTLIPADDGVAHVGGHHLTTDARAVRATIGVTGQFSAVDGLITGEENMLLMADLHHLPRTQRHRTATDLLARFDLLDAAGKPAATYSGGMKRRLDLAMTLVGNPRIIFLDEPTTGLDPRSRHTMWQIIRELLTTGTTVFLTTQYLEEADRLADRIAVLHHGKIAAEGTPDELKRLVPGGHIRLRFTDPTTYRTATHTLTDATPHDHTLTLQIPGDGSQHTLRTLLDRLDTAGIQADELTIHTPDLDDVFFALTPHTHTHTDPDTARHTTHTHHTKDTVR from the coding sequence ATGCCCACATCCATCCGGAACGACGGTCGGCCGACACCGGCGGCGATCTCCGCCGTCGGGCTCCGCAAGTCCTACGGGGACAAGACCGTTCTCGACGGCATCGACCTGCACATCCCGGCCGGCTCGGTGTTCGCTCTGCTGGGTGCGAACGGTGCCGGGAAGACCACGGCCGTCAAGATCCTCTCCACGCTGATCCCCGCCGACGACGGAGTGGCCCACGTCGGGGGCCACCACCTGACCACCGACGCCCGGGCCGTACGCGCCACGATCGGGGTGACCGGCCAGTTCTCCGCCGTCGACGGCCTGATCACCGGCGAGGAGAACATGCTCCTCATGGCCGACCTGCACCACCTGCCCCGCACCCAAAGACACCGCACCGCCACCGACCTCCTCGCCCGCTTCGACCTCCTCGACGCGGCCGGGAAACCCGCCGCCACCTACTCCGGCGGCATGAAACGCCGACTCGACCTCGCCATGACCCTGGTCGGCAACCCACGCATCATCTTCCTCGACGAACCCACCACCGGCCTCGACCCCCGCTCCCGCCACACCATGTGGCAGATCATCCGCGAACTCCTCACCACCGGCACCACCGTCTTCCTCACCACCCAATACCTCGAGGAAGCCGACCGACTCGCCGACCGCATCGCCGTCCTGCACCACGGAAAGATCGCCGCCGAAGGCACCCCCGACGAACTCAAACGACTCGTCCCCGGCGGACACATCCGCCTGCGCTTCACCGACCCCACCACCTACCGCACCGCCACCCACACCCTCACCGACGCCACCCCCCACGACCACACCCTCACCCTCCAGATCCCCGGCGACGGCAGCCAGCACACCCTGCGCACCCTCCTCGACCGACTCGACACCGCCGGCATCCAAGCCGACGAACTCACCATCCACACCCCCGACCTCGACGACGTCTTCTTCGCCCTCACCCCCCACACCCACACCCACACCGACCCGGACACCGCCCGGCACACCACCCACACCCACCACACCAAGGACACCGTGCGATGA
- a CDS encoding ABC transporter permease: MSSLSLALRDSSTMLRRNLLHARRYPSMTLNLLLTPVMLLLLFVYIFGTTMSAGAGRTAYIDYLLPGILLMTIGSTVVGTAVAVATDMNEGIIARFRTLPIHRGSVLFGHVAGSVLQALTSTLLVAAVGTAMGFRTTHTTPLEWLAALALLTLFALALTWIAVGMGMSSPHAEAASNNAMPLILLPLISSAFVPLHSMPGWFQPIAHYQPFTPAIETLRGLLLDTPIGNNGWITLAWTLTLTLLGHHWSTTQFNREPK, encoded by the coding sequence ATGAGCTCCCTGTCCCTCGCCCTGCGCGACTCCTCCACCATGCTGCGCCGCAACCTCCTCCACGCCCGCCGCTACCCCTCCATGACCCTCAACCTCCTCCTGACCCCCGTCATGCTCCTGCTCCTGTTCGTCTACATCTTCGGCACCACCATGAGCGCCGGCGCCGGCCGCACCGCCTACATCGACTACCTCCTGCCCGGCATCCTCCTCATGACCATCGGCTCCACCGTCGTCGGCACCGCCGTCGCCGTCGCCACCGACATGAACGAAGGAATCATCGCCCGCTTCCGCACCCTGCCCATCCACCGCGGATCCGTCCTCTTCGGCCACGTCGCCGGCAGCGTCCTCCAAGCCCTCACCAGCACCCTCCTCGTCGCCGCCGTCGGCACCGCCATGGGCTTCCGCACCACCCACACCACCCCCCTGGAATGGCTCGCCGCACTCGCACTCCTGACCCTCTTCGCCCTCGCCCTCACCTGGATCGCCGTCGGCATGGGCATGAGCAGCCCCCACGCCGAAGCCGCCAGCAACAACGCCATGCCCCTGATCCTCCTGCCCCTCATCTCCAGCGCCTTCGTCCCCCTCCACTCCATGCCCGGCTGGTTCCAGCCCATCGCCCACTACCAGCCCTTCACCCCCGCCATCGAAACCCTCCGCGGACTCCTCCTGGACACCCCCATCGGCAACAACGGCTGGATCACCCTCGCCTGGACCCTCACCCTCACCCTCCTCGGCCACCACTGGTCCACCACCCAGTTCAACCGCGAACCCAAATAG
- a CDS encoding HAD family hydrolase, whose translation MRYDLVIFDHDGVLVGSEPIAGTVLAEYLSELGHATSYDDVLRDYLGASSRRVHDVVLERTGEPLPAEFDETLRARTSAALERKLSPVRGMEEVLGALTAHGISYCLASSASHDQIRVALRAAGIDDFFEEEWMCSAEDVAKEKPAPDLYLHAAQQMDVAPSRCVAVEASPIGVRAAVAAGMDAFAFTGMVTADGLPGATGYFGDMEQLPGLLGLDA comes from the coding sequence ATGCGCTATGACCTCGTCATCTTCGACCACGACGGCGTACTGGTGGGCAGCGAGCCGATTGCCGGCACGGTCCTCGCTGAGTACCTCAGCGAACTGGGGCATGCCACCTCGTACGACGACGTGCTCCGCGACTACCTGGGGGCCTCCTCGCGCCGGGTGCACGATGTCGTCCTCGAACGGACAGGCGAGCCGCTGCCCGCCGAGTTCGACGAGACCCTCCGGGCCAGGACGTCGGCCGCGCTCGAACGCAAGCTCAGCCCGGTGCGGGGCATGGAAGAGGTGCTCGGCGCGTTGACCGCGCACGGCATCTCCTACTGTCTGGCCTCCTCCGCAAGTCACGACCAGATCCGCGTCGCGCTCCGCGCCGCCGGAATCGACGACTTCTTCGAGGAGGAGTGGATGTGCAGCGCCGAGGACGTCGCGAAGGAGAAACCCGCCCCGGACCTCTATCTGCACGCCGCGCAGCAGATGGACGTCGCACCCTCGCGATGCGTTGCGGTCGAGGCCAGCCCCATCGGGGTGCGGGCCGCCGTCGCCGCCGGGATGGACGCCTTCGCGTTCACCGGCATGGTGACGGCCGACGGACTCCCCGGGGCGACCGGCTACTTCGGTGACATGGAGCAGTTGCCCGGACTGCTCGGCCTCGACGCCTGA
- a CDS encoding lysophospholipid acyltransferase family protein, whose protein sequence is MLSRTAGIVIPVVGRLSVTRDPGAEFAPGSIVAANHTSLVDPAVVIAALHRLGVTPVIMATAGLWRIPLLGRALTREGHIPVHRRDRRAAGALDLAAQALRQGRVVLIYAEGGLPRRKDAMEAAPGDFRTGLARLAERTGAPVVPVGQAGARRVTSGGTIKQIAGAVTAPLRRPALHVHVGAPLLLTGDSTVRTAQARTAVTTAWRTAATHLGEGAAPAA, encoded by the coding sequence ATGCTCAGTCGTACCGCCGGCATCGTGATACCCGTCGTCGGACGGCTGTCCGTGACCCGCGACCCCGGCGCGGAGTTCGCGCCGGGCAGCATCGTCGCCGCGAACCACACCTCCCTCGTCGACCCCGCCGTAGTGATCGCCGCGCTGCACCGCCTCGGTGTCACGCCGGTCATCATGGCCACGGCAGGGCTGTGGCGCATCCCCCTGCTCGGCCGCGCCCTCACCCGCGAGGGACACATCCCCGTCCACCGGCGTGACCGGCGAGCCGCCGGCGCACTCGACCTCGCGGCACAGGCCCTGCGGCAGGGACGCGTGGTCCTCATCTACGCCGAAGGCGGCCTGCCCCGGCGCAAGGACGCCATGGAGGCGGCCCCCGGCGACTTCCGCACCGGACTGGCCCGCCTCGCCGAACGCACCGGCGCCCCCGTCGTACCCGTCGGCCAGGCCGGCGCCCGCCGTGTGACCTCGGGCGGCACGATCAAGCAGATCGCGGGCGCCGTCACGGCACCGCTGCGCCGACCGGCCCTGCACGTGCACGTGGGCGCGCCCCTCCTCTTGACCGGCGACAGCACCGTACGCACGGCGCAGGCCCGTACCGCGGTGACCACCGCGTGGAGGACGGCGGCCACGCACCTCGGTGAGGGTGCCGCGCCGGCCGCATGA
- a CDS encoding aminotransferase class III-fold pyridoxal phosphate-dependent enzyme — protein sequence MVAPIVGAGHRRSLSCRTHLPGRPTHHDRPRSYLDATSGMLCTNLGYSQPRLVRAAARQMAELPFFASFAHRTTDVTLALAEDLARLSPIPMGRTFFANSGAEANDSAFKLAWYYHQCLGRHGRFKILSQERGYHGTTVAAGSATGLDFVHRGFGLPLPAYIQVPCPDPDSALRQGLSEDDFGDRLVGHLERLITAEGPDSIAAFIAEPILGAGGVIIPPSRYYPRVREILARHDILFIVDEVVTGFGRTGAMFATEEFGLSPDLITVAKGLSSAYAPISAVLVGRRVMNTIADGSRTIGAFGHGFTYSGHPVAAAVAREALAIVVEEDIPGHVRETAPVFMKSLTDAFRGRESVRDVRGYGFLAAVTFRTGTGGRQEGEWGSRVMAEAVGQGLLVRAVGDTVVVAPPLISTAEEIETMAGLLGNAYRSALAGQGRASVDRPTGHAERPPRTAGPSVRSRSGGLSAGSAARPRRSGTRPSPRDA from the coding sequence ATGGTCGCCCCCATCGTCGGTGCCGGTCACCGCCGGAGCCTGAGCTGTCGTACTCATCTTCCCGGCCGTCCTACCCACCACGACCGCCCGCGTTCCTATCTCGACGCCACCTCGGGAATGCTCTGCACCAACCTCGGATACAGCCAGCCGCGACTGGTGCGGGCGGCGGCCCGGCAGATGGCGGAGCTCCCGTTCTTCGCCTCCTTCGCCCACCGCACCACCGACGTCACGCTGGCCCTGGCCGAGGACCTGGCGCGGCTCTCGCCCATCCCCATGGGCCGTACCTTCTTCGCGAACTCCGGTGCCGAGGCGAACGACAGCGCCTTCAAGCTGGCGTGGTACTACCACCAGTGTCTCGGCCGTCACGGCAGGTTCAAGATCCTCTCCCAGGAGAGGGGATATCACGGCACGACCGTGGCCGCCGGTTCGGCGACCGGTCTGGACTTCGTCCACCGGGGATTCGGCCTCCCGCTGCCGGCCTACATCCAGGTCCCCTGCCCCGATCCGGACAGCGCCCTGCGGCAGGGTCTGTCGGAGGACGACTTCGGGGACCGGCTCGTCGGCCATCTGGAACGGCTCATCACCGCGGAGGGCCCGGACTCGATCGCCGCGTTCATCGCGGAGCCGATCCTCGGCGCGGGTGGCGTGATCATCCCGCCGTCGCGCTACTACCCCCGGGTGCGGGAGATCCTCGCACGTCACGACATCCTCTTCATCGTCGACGAGGTCGTCACCGGCTTCGGCCGCACCGGAGCGATGTTCGCCACCGAGGAGTTCGGCCTGAGTCCCGACCTGATCACTGTGGCGAAGGGGCTGTCCTCGGCCTACGCGCCGATCTCCGCCGTGCTGGTGGGACGGCGGGTCATGAACACCATCGCCGACGGATCGAGAACCATCGGCGCGTTCGGCCACGGGTTCACCTACTCGGGACATCCGGTCGCCGCGGCCGTCGCCCGCGAGGCACTCGCCATCGTCGTGGAGGAGGACATTCCCGGTCACGTGCGCGAGACGGCTCCCGTATTCATGAAGAGTCTCACCGACGCCTTCCGAGGCAGGGAGTCCGTGCGGGACGTCAGGGGGTACGGCTTCCTGGCCGCGGTCACCTTCCGCACGGGGACCGGCGGCCGGCAGGAGGGCGAGTGGGGCTCCCGGGTGATGGCCGAGGCGGTCGGGCAGGGGCTTCTGGTGCGGGCCGTCGGGGACACCGTCGTCGTCGCACCGCCGCTGATCAGTACCGCCGAGGAGATCGAGACGATGGCCGGTCTGCTTGGGAACGCGTACCGCTCGGCGCTCGCCGGACAGGGACGGGCCTCGGTCGACCGTCCGACGGGACACGCTGAACGACCCCCGCGAACAGCCGGCCCGTCGGTCCGGTCCCGGAGTGGAGGACTCAGCGCCGGAAGCGCCGCTCGTCCGAGACGATCAGGGACACGACCTTCTCCAAGGGATGCTTGA